From a region of the Thiorhodovibrio winogradskyi genome:
- a CDS encoding type II toxin-antitoxin system HicA family toxin — protein sequence MKISEILERLKEDGWYLSATRGSHRQFKHPNKPGRVTVPGKPNDDVAPGTKNSIFKQAGWK from the coding sequence GAAATTTTAGAACGACTCAAAGAAGACGGTTGGTATCTTTCGGCGACAAGAGGAAGCCACAGGCAGTTTAAGCATCCCAATAAACCCGGTCGGGTTACGGTGCCCGGCAAGCCAAATGATGACGTGGCTCCAGGCACAAAGAACAGTATTTTTAAACAAGCCGGCTGGAAGTGA
- a CDS encoding type II toxin-antitoxin system HicB family antitoxin — translation MRYAIVIEKSESNFSAYVPDLPGCIATGFTVAEVEFEIREAIAFHLEGMREDGISPPMPQSQVEYIDIAA, via the coding sequence ATGCGCTATGCAATTGTCATTGAAAAATCAGAAAGCAACTTCTCAGCATATGTGCCGGATTTGCCCGGATGTATCGCAACTGGTTTTACGGTCGCCGAAGTAGAATTTGAAATCCGGGAAGCAATCGCCTTTCATCTAGAAGGCATGCGGGAAGACGGAATTAGCCCGCCGATGCCACAAAGTCAAGTAGAGTACATTGATATAGCAGCCTGA